A genome region from Solirubrobacter pauli includes the following:
- a CDS encoding patatin-like phospholipase family protein, whose amino-acid sequence MTRPELPQPVRIIPGEPEYEPEGTGLCLSGGGYRAMLFHLGTLWRLNEAGRVRGLARVSSVSGGSITAATLGAAWTRLTWQGDVATNLDALVIAPVRELARHTIDISSFLKGLLPFETVGKEVAGAYRKHLFGDATLQDLPDDDRGPRFVICATNLESGVLFRFSRPYLADYRVGMVDDPDTPLADAVAASSAFPPFLSPCTLDLADATWKTVAGNDLTARGYREKITLSDGGVYDNLGLETVWKRCRSVLVSDAGGQMDDDESPSTALQMLRVLNVIDNQVRDLRKRWTVYAFQQGQRDGTYFGIRSHVRDYGLPDPIVDPSDAAVLALAEVPTRLAKLDDRLQERLINWGYAICDTALRRWVDPQIPRPAQLPYPAAGI is encoded by the coding sequence ATGACCCGACCCGAACTTCCCCAGCCCGTCCGGATCATCCCGGGGGAGCCCGAGTACGAGCCCGAGGGCACCGGCCTGTGCCTGTCGGGCGGCGGCTACCGCGCGATGCTGTTCCACCTCGGCACGCTCTGGCGGCTGAACGAGGCCGGCCGGGTACGCGGCCTCGCCCGCGTCTCCAGCGTCTCGGGCGGCTCGATCACGGCGGCGACGCTCGGCGCGGCGTGGACGCGCCTGACGTGGCAGGGCGACGTGGCCACGAACCTCGACGCGCTGGTGATCGCGCCGGTCCGCGAGCTGGCGCGGCACACGATCGACATCTCGTCGTTCCTGAAGGGGTTGCTGCCGTTCGAGACCGTGGGCAAGGAGGTGGCGGGCGCCTACCGCAAGCACCTGTTCGGCGACGCCACGCTGCAGGACCTGCCGGACGACGACCGCGGGCCTCGCTTCGTGATCTGCGCGACGAACCTGGAGTCCGGCGTGCTGTTCCGCTTCTCGCGCCCGTACCTCGCCGACTACCGGGTCGGGATGGTCGACGACCCGGACACGCCGCTCGCCGACGCGGTCGCGGCGTCCTCCGCGTTCCCGCCGTTCCTGTCGCCTTGCACGCTCGACCTCGCCGACGCGACCTGGAAGACCGTCGCGGGCAACGACCTGACCGCGCGCGGCTACCGCGAGAAGATCACGCTCTCGGACGGCGGCGTCTACGACAACCTGGGGCTCGAGACGGTCTGGAAGCGCTGCCGTAGCGTGCTCGTCTCGGACGCGGGCGGGCAGATGGACGACGACGAGTCGCCGTCGACCGCGCTGCAGATGCTGCGCGTGCTCAACGTGATCGACAACCAGGTGCGCGACCTGCGCAAGCGCTGGACGGTCTACGCGTTCCAGCAGGGCCAGCGCGACGGCACGTACTTCGGCATCCGCTCGCACGTGCGCGACTACGGGCTGCCCGACCCGATCGTCGATCCGTCCGACGCGGCCGTGCTCGCGCTCGCGGAGGTGCCGACCCGGCTGGCGAAGCTCGACGACCGGCTGCAGGAGCGCCTGATCAACTGGGGGTACGCGATCTGCGACACGGCGCTGCGCCGGTGGGTGGATCCGCAGATCCCCCGGCCGGCGCAGCTGCCCTATCCGGCTGCGGGGATCTAG
- a CDS encoding PPOX class F420-dependent oxidoreductase gives MTDDLRSLLDDTNIAHVATVGPDGAPHSVPVWVGTDGEHVVFLTGPESVKARNLARDGRLALSLVDAQNPFRMAYLRGHVAECVTGEEAWAIIDRISTKYVGGPYPREQERVVYRVAVDRERAQAFA, from the coding sequence ATGACCGACGATCTGCGCTCCCTGCTCGACGACACGAACATCGCCCACGTCGCCACGGTCGGCCCTGACGGCGCGCCCCACTCGGTGCCCGTCTGGGTCGGCACGGACGGTGAGCACGTGGTCTTCCTGACCGGCCCGGAGTCGGTCAAGGCGCGTAACCTCGCCCGTGACGGACGGCTTGCGCTCTCGCTGGTCGACGCCCAGAACCCGTTCCGCATGGCCTACCTGCGCGGGCACGTGGCCGAGTGCGTGACCGGCGAGGAGGCGTGGGCGATCATCGACCGGATCTCGACCAAATACGTCGGCGGCCCCTACCCGCGCGAGCAAGAGCGAGTGGTCTACCGGGTCGCGGTCGACCGCGAGCGGGCCCAGGCGTTCGCGTAG
- a CDS encoding BTAD domain-containing putative transcriptional regulator: protein MRGSVDAGDQHPISNTGHVPVEFGVLGPVAAWDASGAPLALRGPRHRAVLARLIVARGAVVPVEGLVADLWPADPPPRAVGAVRTFVSDLRRALGDARTALVTEGPGYALRLDGASGASGPAGASGPAGAGGAARGGVDAWRFEASVAGAASLPSEARLAALVEAVGLWRGPAFAGLDDFDWARVERARLAELRLAAVESIADARLRLGLAAAAVPDLDAHVAAHPWREEGWRLLAVALAGSGRRGDALVVLRRAHVELVEQLGIAPGQPLRRLQEDLLAGDEAPAAGVDAVWARAAAAYDREVGTRARVRLESTVSLLRSLAVTGGGGLAEARTHRLAAVAAAEELGDPGLTARVIGAYDVPAIWTRSDDPEHAAAIVAAAGRTLRAELPDALRAPLLATIALESRGAGTREVADAAREAERLARDLDDPALLAFALNAVWMQSFERCGLAARRDAIGAELVALATRHDLPSVAVLGHLVRMQALGALGDFTAADGHAAAADRLDARHERPLVAVFTTWYRAMRAATTATAPAATAHEAAAGTAQAATRHDAARTAPGPAPHEAAADAVLAAGARLPGAGMPGLERGLVPLALLCLRVARGERTHVDGDFGPYEPWARPHVLLARNERGRAARALDAVPDPPADLLQEALWCLTASAAAALGDRRTLDRARARLELARDEHAAGSGVVSLGPVARFLV, encoded by the coding sequence ATGCGCGGCAGCGTGGACGCGGGCGATCAGCATCCGATCAGCAACACTGGACACGTGCCGGTCGAGTTCGGGGTGCTGGGGCCGGTGGCGGCATGGGACGCGTCCGGCGCGCCGTTGGCGTTGCGCGGCCCCCGCCACCGCGCCGTGCTCGCACGGCTGATCGTCGCCCGCGGCGCGGTCGTGCCCGTCGAGGGGCTGGTCGCGGACCTGTGGCCCGCCGACCCGCCGCCCCGTGCCGTCGGCGCGGTGCGCACGTTCGTCAGCGACCTGCGCCGCGCGCTGGGTGACGCCCGCACGGCGCTCGTCACGGAAGGCCCGGGATACGCGCTCCGGCTGGATGGCGCGAGCGGTGCGAGCGGCCCGGCCGGTGCGAGCGGCCCGGCCGGCGCGGGCGGCGCGGCCCGCGGCGGCGTCGATGCGTGGCGGTTCGAGGCGTCCGTCGCGGGCGCGGCTTCGCTGCCCAGCGAGGCGCGGCTCGCCGCGCTGGTCGAGGCCGTGGGCCTGTGGCGTGGGCCGGCGTTCGCAGGGCTCGACGACTTCGACTGGGCGCGGGTGGAGCGGGCGCGGCTCGCGGAGTTGCGGCTCGCGGCGGTCGAGTCGATCGCGGACGCGCGGCTGCGGCTCGGGCTCGCCGCGGCGGCCGTGCCGGACCTCGACGCGCACGTCGCGGCGCATCCGTGGCGGGAGGAGGGCTGGCGGCTGCTCGCGGTCGCGCTGGCCGGCAGCGGCCGCCGTGGCGACGCGCTCGTGGTGCTGCGGCGCGCGCACGTCGAGCTGGTCGAGCAGCTCGGGATCGCACCCGGCCAGCCGCTCCGGCGGCTCCAGGAGGACCTCTTGGCCGGCGACGAGGCGCCGGCGGCGGGCGTGGATGCGGTGTGGGCGCGGGCGGCGGCCGCCTACGACCGCGAGGTCGGCACCCGCGCGCGGGTGCGGCTCGAATCGACGGTCTCGCTCCTGCGCTCGCTCGCGGTGACCGGGGGCGGGGGCCTGGCCGAGGCGCGCACGCACCGGCTCGCCGCCGTCGCGGCGGCCGAGGAGCTCGGCGACCCGGGGTTGACGGCGCGCGTGATCGGCGCGTACGACGTCCCCGCGATCTGGACGCGCTCGGACGATCCGGAGCACGCGGCCGCGATCGTCGCCGCCGCCGGCCGGACGCTGCGGGCCGAGCTTCCGGACGCGCTGCGCGCGCCGCTGCTGGCGACGATCGCGCTCGAGTCGCGCGGCGCGGGCACGCGCGAGGTGGCCGACGCCGCGCGCGAAGCCGAGCGCCTGGCCCGCGACCTCGACGACCCCGCGCTGCTCGCGTTCGCCCTCAACGCCGTCTGGATGCAGTCGTTCGAGCGCTGCGGCCTGGCCGCGCGCCGCGACGCTATCGGCGCCGAGCTCGTCGCGCTGGCCACCCGCCACGACCTGCCGTCGGTCGCCGTGCTCGGCCACCTCGTGCGCATGCAGGCCCTCGGCGCACTCGGCGACTTCACCGCCGCCGATGGGCACGCGGCCGCGGCGGACCGCCTCGACGCCCGCCACGAGCGCCCGCTCGTGGCCGTGTTCACGACCTGGTACCGCGCGATGCGTGCGGCCACGACCGCGACCGCGCCCGCCGCGACGGCGCACGAGGCCGCCGCCGGGACCGCACAGGCCGCGACGCGGCACGACGCCGCCAGGACCGCGCCCGGCCCGGCGCCGCACGAGGCCGCCGCCGACGCGGTGCTCGCAGCCGGCGCGCGGTTGCCCGGCGCCGGCATGCCCGGACTGGAGCGAGGACTCGTTCCGCTCGCCCTGTTGTGCCTGCGTGTCGCGCGGGGCGAGCGCACGCACGTGGACGGCGACTTCGGGCCGTACGAGCCCTGGGCGCGGCCGCACGTCCTGCTTGCTCGCAACGAGCGCGGGCGCGCCGCGCGCGCGCTCGACGCCGTGCCCGACCCGCCCGCCGACCTGTTGCAGGAAGCGCTGTGGTGCCTGACGGCGAGCGCGGCCGCCGCGCTCGGCGACCGCCGGACGCTCGACCGCGCGCGGGCGCGGCTCGAGCTCGCCCGCGACGAGCATGCGGCGGGCAGCGGCGTGGTCAGCCTCGGCCCCGTGGCACGGTTCCTCGTGTGA
- a CDS encoding helix-turn-helix domain-containing protein has product MGASSDQLAQFLATRRANVTPADVGLPVHGRRQVSGLRREEVASLAGVSVEYYKRLERGHATAPSDSVLAALAEALRLDDAERTHLFDLVHATGPSARRTAPPATSQEIRPAARRVLDSLGAPATITNARGDYLGANPLGHALFQPLFESPEQPANGARFTFLDSAAKTFWLDWEQVARDTVGTLRSYQGRNPFDPTLCALVEALSARSEPFRAWWAAHTVHAHRTGVKAIRHPIVGELELSYEMVTFTADELPMAIFTAAPGSASQQRLDLLASWIATPSDPVALVDES; this is encoded by the coding sequence ATGGGTGCCTCGTCCGATCAGCTGGCGCAGTTCCTGGCCACGCGGCGGGCGAACGTCACGCCGGCCGACGTCGGGCTCCCGGTCCACGGTCGCAGGCAGGTGAGCGGCTTGCGCCGCGAGGAGGTCGCCTCACTCGCCGGCGTGAGCGTCGAGTACTACAAGCGGCTCGAGCGCGGCCACGCGACGGCACCTTCCGACAGCGTGCTCGCCGCCCTCGCCGAGGCGCTGCGACTCGACGACGCGGAGCGCACGCACCTGTTCGACCTCGTCCACGCGACCGGCCCGTCGGCGCGCCGGACCGCGCCGCCCGCCACCTCGCAGGAGATCCGCCCGGCCGCCCGCCGCGTGCTGGACTCGCTCGGCGCGCCGGCCACGATCACCAACGCGCGCGGCGACTACCTGGGCGCCAACCCGCTCGGCCACGCGCTCTTCCAGCCGCTGTTCGAGAGCCCGGAGCAGCCGGCCAACGGCGCGCGCTTCACGTTCCTGGACTCCGCCGCCAAGACGTTCTGGCTCGACTGGGAGCAGGTCGCGAGGGACACCGTCGGCACGCTGCGCAGCTACCAGGGACGCAACCCGTTCGACCCGACGCTGTGCGCGCTCGTCGAAGCGCTGTCCGCGCGCAGTGAGCCGTTCCGCGCCTGGTGGGCCGCGCACACCGTGCACGCGCACCGCACCGGCGTGAAGGCCATCCGCCATCCGATCGTCGGCGAGCTCGAGCTGAGCTACGAGATGGTCACCTTCACGGCCGACGAGCTGCCGATGGCGATCTTCACCGCCGCGCCGGGCAGCGCTTCCCAGCAGCGGCTGGACCTCCTCGCCAGCTGGATCGCCACGCCGAGCGATCCGGTCGCGCTGGTTGACGAGTCCTGA
- a CDS encoding alpha/beta hydrolase, translating into MIDGFEHRDVSVADDVTLHTAIGGTGPALVLLHGFPQTHAMWRKVAPALAQTHTVICPDLRGYGRSSKPADGYAKRTMAQDVVNLARALGHETFALAGHDRGALVAFRAGLDHPDRITRLAILDVLPTLDMWEVLHGETAAVAFHLYLMAQPPGLPEQLIAGAPDAFFGHFLDAWGAAPQPAAIRAHYLEASRDAIPSIVADYRASATIDVEHDRQDRAQGTRLTMPVTVLQQDWGAALGYDARALWSAWAEDLDHRTVSSGHFMAEDDPDTVIEALRTLMATTSTA; encoded by the coding sequence ATGATCGACGGCTTCGAACACCGCGACGTCAGCGTCGCCGACGACGTCACCCTCCACACCGCCATCGGCGGCACCGGCCCGGCGCTCGTGCTGCTGCACGGGTTCCCGCAGACGCACGCGATGTGGCGCAAGGTCGCGCCCGCGCTCGCGCAGACGCACACGGTGATCTGCCCGGACCTGCGCGGGTACGGACGCTCCAGCAAGCCCGCGGACGGCTACGCCAAGCGCACGATGGCGCAGGACGTCGTGAACCTCGCGCGGGCGCTCGGCCACGAGACGTTCGCGCTCGCCGGCCACGACCGGGGCGCGCTCGTCGCGTTCCGGGCCGGCCTCGACCATCCCGACCGGATCACGCGCCTGGCGATCCTCGACGTGCTGCCGACGCTCGACATGTGGGAGGTCCTGCACGGCGAGACCGCGGCGGTCGCGTTCCACCTGTACCTGATGGCGCAGCCGCCCGGCCTGCCGGAGCAGCTGATCGCGGGCGCGCCGGACGCCTTCTTCGGCCACTTCCTCGACGCGTGGGGCGCGGCGCCGCAGCCGGCCGCGATCCGCGCGCACTACCTCGAGGCCAGCCGCGACGCGATCCCGTCGATCGTCGCCGACTACCGCGCCTCGGCCACGATCGACGTCGAGCACGACCGGCAGGACCGCGCGCAGGGCACGCGGCTCACGATGCCGGTCACCGTCCTGCAGCAGGACTGGGGCGCCGCGCTCGGCTACGACGCCCGCGCGCTGTGGAGCGCGTGGGCCGAGGACCTCGACCACCGGACCGTCAGCAGCGGCCACTTCATGGCCGAGGACGACCCCGACACGGTCATCGAGGCCCTGCGCACGCTCATGGCGACGACGTCGACAGCGTGA
- a CDS encoding ScyD/ScyE family protein, translating to MTFDVRKSLALAAGVLAIAAPAASAGAPGPQVIATGLDNPRGLDFGLGGELWVAEAGRGGSDCTLESPEGGGAGCFGKTGAITKIDKRGNKKRVVSNLPSVASQSGNEASGPSDISFTLGGLLGYFTVGLGANPAQREQYPQTAGMGKLYRVLPTGHVAGVAGDVAGYEAAHNPDADQPTAEVDSNPNSVDATGLHVAVADAGGNSLIRYGLRGPETLGVIPFKMSPAPEIPDFPVPPGTPIPTQSVPTSIVRGPDGAYYVGQLTGFPFPTGGASVWRIVPGQAPTEYATGFTTITDLAFGKDGTLYVLQMTSATLIGPPTPGKLIRVPKRGPRTEIAPGTLTSPTGLAVDGNSAYVANKGDQAGAGEIVKLPLR from the coding sequence ATGACATTCGACGTGCGCAAATCCCTCGCGCTGGCCGCGGGCGTGCTCGCCATCGCGGCGCCCGCCGCCTCGGCCGGGGCGCCCGGGCCGCAGGTGATCGCGACCGGCCTCGACAACCCGCGCGGGCTCGACTTCGGCCTCGGCGGCGAGCTGTGGGTCGCCGAAGCCGGGCGCGGCGGCAGCGACTGCACCCTCGAGAGCCCCGAAGGCGGCGGCGCCGGCTGCTTCGGCAAGACGGGCGCGATCACGAAGATCGACAAGCGCGGCAACAAGAAGCGGGTCGTCAGCAACCTGCCGTCCGTCGCCTCCCAGAGCGGCAACGAGGCCAGCGGCCCGTCGGACATCTCCTTCACGCTCGGCGGCCTGCTCGGCTACTTCACCGTCGGCCTCGGCGCCAACCCGGCGCAACGCGAGCAGTACCCGCAGACCGCCGGCATGGGCAAGCTGTACCGCGTCCTGCCGACCGGCCACGTGGCGGGGGTCGCGGGCGACGTCGCCGGCTACGAGGCGGCGCACAACCCGGACGCGGACCAGCCGACCGCCGAGGTCGACTCGAACCCGAACTCGGTCGACGCCACCGGCCTCCACGTCGCGGTCGCCGACGCGGGCGGCAACAGCCTCATCCGCTACGGCCTGCGCGGCCCGGAGACGCTCGGCGTGATCCCGTTCAAGATGAGCCCCGCGCCGGAGATCCCCGACTTCCCGGTGCCGCCCGGCACGCCGATCCCGACGCAGTCCGTGCCGACCTCGATCGTCCGCGGCCCGGACGGCGCGTACTACGTCGGCCAGCTCACGGGCTTCCCGTTCCCGACCGGCGGCGCGAGCGTCTGGCGGATCGTCCCCGGCCAGGCGCCGACCGAGTACGCCACCGGCTTCACCACCATCACCGACCTCGCGTTCGGCAAGGACGGCACGCTCTACGTGCTGCAGATGACGAGCGCCACGCTGATCGGCCCGCCGACCCCCGGCAAGCTGATCCGCGTCCCCAAGCGCGGCCCGCGCACCGAGATCGCCCCGGGCACGCTGACCTCGCCGACCGGCCTCGCGGTCGACGGCAACTCCGCCTACGTCGCCAACAAGGGCGACCAGGCCGGCGCGGGCGAGATCGTCAAGCTCCCGCTGCGCTAG
- a CDS encoding cupin domain-containing protein — translation MNVDTEACTVVRAAGGYSGRQGIDYRTGISNGTAGARALCLHRAPMPAGLRPTAHLHAEHESAICVISGRGEFWWGPQLEHHEVIEAGDFIHIPAGMPHLPYNPGPETLDVVIARTDPNEQESVVTLQELDALPHLPPRGR, via the coding sequence ATGAACGTAGACACCGAGGCATGCACCGTCGTCCGCGCCGCCGGCGGCTACAGCGGCCGGCAGGGGATCGACTACCGGACCGGGATCTCGAACGGGACGGCGGGCGCCCGGGCGCTGTGCCTGCACCGCGCGCCGATGCCGGCCGGCCTGCGTCCCACCGCGCACCTGCACGCCGAGCACGAGTCCGCCATCTGCGTCATCAGCGGCCGCGGCGAGTTCTGGTGGGGACCGCAGCTCGAGCACCACGAGGTCATCGAGGCCGGTGACTTCATCCACATCCCGGCCGGCATGCCGCATCTGCCGTACAACCCGGGCCCGGAGACGCTGGACGTCGTGATCGCCCGCACGGACCCGAACGAGCAGGAAAGCGTCGTCACCCTGCAGGAGCTGGACGCGTTGCCGCACCTCCCTCCGCGCGGGCGCTAG
- a CDS encoding alpha/beta hydrolase family protein, translated as MTLRVGCRNTTRTRLVGSTVTVLLGGLGAGAAPVGAAEHPVGHDVQRIVVPDSATTDTVRQVDVHLWYPADPATVAARPKTVYRSVVHGVAVPAPYTPLAWTVDAESAREDAAIAPDGKPFGVIVFSHGNTNDPIDYAPTLERIAAGGFVVAAPAHTGNTQDDTRIDALNALPGAVRVPCNDGRAGPCSRTNVPFSMADRTRDVSKVLDAVGGWFGTRVDAAQVGLLGHSRGTLTALATAGGSAAPLPGVPCSGDPARCWPLSADPRVVAVMGMAIGQQPISLGVDYLGVRVPTLLVSASGDAMSPPSVSERAMLEMRANPDKQLVSLTNGVHRSFDSNYCAEMRAAGLIAAADANAVLDKHTFDRIASSPNSGLGIDYCPFASFAGLEQLTRDVTGGFTPTPANVPRTGLDTDTVKTQMAQLAVAFFGSRLARAAGVSVQGTVPATLALTLGAPASFGTFVPGVDGSYDASTTATVITTSSALLSISDPSVVAPGRLVNGSYVLDQPLQVRANGAAFGPLGPVLSYAGPVSHAVATIDFRQPIGRTQPLRTGAYAKTLTFTLSTSSP; from the coding sequence ATGACGCTGCGAGTCGGCTGCCGGAACACCACGCGTACGCGCCTGGTGGGGTCCACCGTGACGGTCTTGCTGGGAGGCCTGGGCGCCGGCGCGGCGCCGGTGGGGGCCGCCGAGCATCCGGTCGGCCACGACGTGCAGCGGATCGTCGTGCCGGACTCGGCGACCACCGACACGGTCCGGCAGGTCGACGTGCACCTCTGGTACCCCGCCGACCCGGCGACGGTCGCGGCGCGTCCCAAGACCGTGTACCGGTCCGTGGTGCACGGCGTCGCCGTCCCCGCGCCCTACACGCCGCTGGCGTGGACGGTCGACGCCGAGAGCGCGCGCGAGGACGCGGCGATCGCCCCGGACGGCAAGCCATTCGGAGTGATCGTCTTCTCGCACGGCAACACCAACGACCCCATCGACTACGCCCCGACGCTGGAGCGGATCGCGGCCGGCGGGTTCGTCGTCGCCGCCCCGGCCCACACGGGCAACACCCAGGACGACACGCGGATCGACGCCCTCAACGCCCTGCCGGGCGCGGTGCGGGTGCCGTGCAACGACGGCCGCGCCGGCCCGTGCTCGCGCACCAACGTCCCGTTCAGCATGGCCGACCGCACGCGGGACGTCTCGAAGGTCCTGGACGCCGTCGGCGGATGGTTCGGGACGCGCGTGGACGCGGCGCAGGTCGGCCTGCTCGGGCACTCGCGCGGCACGCTGACGGCGCTCGCGACCGCCGGCGGCAGCGCCGCCCCACTGCCCGGCGTCCCGTGCTCCGGGGACCCGGCGCGCTGCTGGCCGCTGTCGGCCGACCCGCGCGTCGTGGCCGTGATGGGGATGGCGATCGGCCAACAGCCGATCTCGCTCGGCGTCGACTACCTGGGCGTCCGCGTGCCGACGCTGCTGGTCTCCGCCTCCGGCGACGCGATGTCGCCGCCGTCGGTGAGCGAGCGCGCGATGCTCGAGATGCGCGCGAACCCCGACAAGCAGCTCGTGTCGCTGACCAACGGCGTCCATCGCAGCTTCGACTCGAACTACTGCGCCGAGATGCGCGCCGCCGGGCTGATCGCGGCCGCGGACGCGAACGCGGTGCTCGACAAGCACACGTTCGACCGGATCGCCAGCAGCCCCAACTCGGGCCTGGGCATCGACTACTGCCCGTTCGCGAGCTTCGCCGGCCTCGAGCAGCTCACCCGCGACGTGACCGGCGGCTTCACCCCGACCCCCGCCAACGTGCCGAGGACGGGGTTGGACACCGACACGGTCAAGACGCAGATGGCCCAGCTGGCGGTCGCGTTCTTCGGCAGCCGGCTGGCACGCGCCGCGGGCGTGTCCGTCCAGGGCACGGTGCCCGCGACGCTCGCGCTCACGCTTGGCGCGCCGGCCTCGTTCGGGACCTTCGTGCCCGGCGTGGACGGCAGCTACGACGCGAGCACCACGGCGACCGTCATCACGACGTCCAGCGCGCTGCTCTCGATCAGCGACCCGAGCGTCGTGGCCCCGGGCCGGCTGGTCAACGGCAGCTACGTGCTCGACCAGCCGCTCCAGGTCCGCGCGAACGGCGCGGCCTTCGGGCCGCTCGGCCCGGTGCTCAGCTACGCCGGTCCGGTCAGCCACGCCGTGGCCACGATCGACTTCCGGCAGCCGATCGGACGCACCCAGCCACTGCGGACCGGCGCCTACGCGAAGACGCTCACGTTCACGCTGTCGACGTCGTCGCCATGA
- a CDS encoding NAD(P)-dependent alcohol dehydrogenase, which translates to MSAPTTAKAVGAPSATAALEPLAIERRAIGPDDVRIDIKFCGICHSDIHFARGEWGEIPYPAVPGHEIAGIVAEVGANVTAYAPGDRVGVGCMVNSCGECENCKAGNEQYCIPGNTQTYGSVDKDGTPTYGGYSDHVVVDQHFVLRIPDGIELDAAAPLLCAGITTYSPLRHWNAGPGKQVAIVGLGGLGHMAVKFAKALGSEVTVLSQSLRKQDDGLKLGADHYYATSDDATFEQLAHRFDLIINTVSAPLDIGRFLGLVKTDGALVNVGAPGEPLPVPVFGLLMQRRTFAGSAIGSIAETQEMLDFSAEHGIAAEIEVVGADQVNEAWERVLASDVRYRFVIDNSTL; encoded by the coding sequence ATGAGTGCTCCCACCACAGCCAAGGCCGTCGGCGCCCCGTCCGCCACCGCCGCCCTCGAGCCGCTCGCGATCGAGCGCCGGGCGATCGGCCCCGACGACGTCCGCATCGACATCAAGTTCTGCGGCATCTGCCACTCCGACATCCACTTCGCCCGCGGCGAGTGGGGCGAGATCCCCTACCCCGCGGTGCCCGGCCACGAGATCGCCGGCATCGTCGCGGAGGTGGGCGCGAACGTCACCGCGTACGCGCCCGGCGATCGCGTCGGCGTCGGCTGCATGGTCAACTCGTGCGGCGAGTGCGAGAACTGCAAGGCCGGCAACGAGCAGTACTGCATCCCCGGCAACACGCAGACCTACGGCTCCGTCGACAAGGACGGAACGCCGACCTACGGCGGCTACTCCGACCACGTGGTCGTCGACCAGCACTTCGTGCTGCGGATCCCGGACGGGATCGAGCTCGACGCCGCCGCCCCGCTGCTGTGCGCCGGCATCACCACCTACTCGCCGCTGCGCCACTGGAACGCCGGTCCGGGCAAGCAGGTCGCGATCGTCGGCCTCGGCGGGCTCGGGCACATGGCGGTCAAGTTCGCCAAGGCGCTCGGCTCCGAGGTCACCGTGCTCTCGCAGTCGCTGCGCAAGCAGGACGACGGCCTCAAGCTCGGCGCCGACCACTACTACGCCACGAGCGACGACGCCACCTTCGAGCAGCTCGCGCACCGCTTCGACCTGATCATCAACACCGTCAGCGCGCCGCTCGACATCGGTCGCTTCCTGGGCCTCGTCAAGACCGACGGCGCGCTCGTCAACGTCGGTGCCCCCGGTGAGCCGCTGCCGGTCCCGGTGTTCGGCCTGCTCATGCAGCGGCGCACGTTCGCCGGCTCGGCGATCGGCTCGATCGCCGAGACCCAGGAGATGCTCGACTTCTCCGCCGAACACGGCATCGCCGCCGAGATCGAGGTCGTCGGCGCCGACCAGGTCAACGAGGCGTGGGAGCGCGTGCTCGCCTCGGACGTGCGCTACCGCTTCGTGATCGACAACTCGACGCTGTAG